One genomic region from Capra hircus breed San Clemente chromosome 18, ASM170441v1, whole genome shotgun sequence encodes:
- the GGN gene encoding gametogenetin — translation MGNVQSEPSAGGGSRKEQASDRSSDSRRTSLVEPEVTPSSPAMRLARGLGVWFPGSSAPPGLLVPPEPQASPSPLPLTLELPSPVTPPSEEAAAAAVSTPPPPPVGTLLPAPSKWRKPTGTPVPRIRGLLEASHRGQGDPPSLRPLPPPSRQLPEEDLDPVPRAPSPTPPPLEPRKPPLPPPSDGQPPDRRITPALATRAATPTETQARLGSEGQTARGARRGAPPQAGEGEMARPAASEPGLSLLCKVTFKSGPQLAPAAASSSLAAKASLGGGGGLFAASGAISYAEVLKQGPLAPGASRPSGEVPRGTQEAEGGDGDGEGCSGPPSAPASHARTLPPPPYTTFPGSKPKFDWVSPPDGPERHFRFNGAGGGVGAPRRRAAAFSGPWGSAPPAPGQMHPAPGSRRPAPALLAPPMFIFPAPTNGEPVRPGPPGPPELLPPPPPPPTPPPTPPPAPPPTPQPPVIQPTPLPVTLPPAPGHLESAVTPAPAPSLSSALAADQAPAPAPAPAPAPAPAPAPAPSPAPAPTVAEPLPPAPVPAPAPVKTRTRRNKGPRAARAVPREDGAPGDGPRDRTATTVTDSGGAGGGGSGALPAGTANSGAARHWPPFQVLNSCPCKCYCRHQPRHRRLPRNVSAWLRTPTNHLSEPPWVATIKLAGSLVAGLEHYDLQATHSN, via the exons ATGGGGAACGTGCAGTCGGAGCCGTCCGCGGGCGGGGGCTCCAGAAAAGAGCAGGCCTCGGACCGGTCCTCCGACTCCCGCCGGACATCCCTGGTGGAGCCCGAGGTGACCCCCTCCTCCCCGGCCATGCGCCTGGCTCGCGGGCTGGGCGTCTGGTTCCCTGGCAGCTCCGCGCCCCCGGGACTCCTGGTACCCCCGGAGCCCCaggcctcaccctcacccctgcccctgaCCTTAGAACTGCCCTCGCCAGTGACGCCCCCTTCAGAGGAGGCGGCTGCGGCCGCGGTCTCcacaccacccccgccccccgtgGGGACCCTGCTGCCCGCGCCGTCTAAGTGGCGAAAACCCACGGGCACTCCGGTGCCCCGGATCCGCGGTCTGCTGGAGGCGAGTCATCGCGGCCAGGGTGACCCTCCGAGCCTCCGCCCGCTGCCGCCGCCGTCCCGGCAACTACCCGAAGAGGACCTAGACCCTGTCCCGAGGGCCCCGTCTCCGACTCCGCCGCCCTTGGAGCCGCGGAAGCCGCCACTACCGCCACCTTCGGACGGGCAGCCCCCGGACCGCAGAATCACTCCTGCTCTGGCCACACGCGCCGCAACCCCTACAGAAACCCAGGCCAGACTCGGCAGCGAGGGCCAGACGGCCAGAGGGGCCCGCAGGGGGGCACCTCCCCAAGCAGGCGAGGGCGAAATGGCCAGGCCTGCGGCCTCCGAGCCCGGCCTGAGTCTGTTGTGTAAAGTCACCTTCAAGTCGGGGCCCCAGCTGGCCCCTGCGGCAGCGTCGAGTTCTTTAGCCGCTAAAGCCTCTCTGGGGGGCGGCGGCGGGCTCTTCGCCGCCTCGGGCGCTATCTCCTACGCTGAGGTCCTGAAGCAGGGGCCCCTCGCTCCTGGGGCCTCTCGCCCCTCGGGAGAGGTGCCTCGGGGAACTCAGGAAGCAGAGGGCGGTGATGGAGACGGCGAGGGGTGTTCTGGACCCCCCTCGGCGCCTGCGTCCCACGCCCGGACCCTTCCGCCGCCGCCTTATACCACCTTCCCAGGCTCGAAGCCCAAATTTGACTGGGTGAGCCCTCCTGATGGCCCTGAACGCCACTTTCGCTTCAATGGAGCTGGCGGAGGCGTCGGGGCGCCCAGACGACGCGCAGCCGCTTTCTCAGGGCCCTGGGGCTCCGCACCACCTGCTCCAGGGCAGATGCATCCTGCTCCCGGGTCCCGGAGGCCCGCACCCGCCTTGCTGGCGCCGCCTATGTTCATCTTCCCGGCGCCCACCAATGGCGAGCCTGTGCGCCCAGGGCCTCCCGGCCCGCCggagctgctgccgccgccgccgccgccgcccacgCCACCACCCACGCCACCTCCAGCGCCGCCTCCCACACCGCAGCCGCCCGTGATCCAGCCAACGCCGCTGCCCGTGACGCTCCCGCCCGCCCCGGGCCACTTGGAGTCGGCCGTGACTCCCGCCCCGGCTCCCTCTCTGTCCTCCGCCTTGGCCGCCGACCAagccccagccccggccccggccccggccccggccccggccccggccccagcCCCGGCCCCATCCCCGGCTCCAGCTCCCACTGTGGCCGAGCCATTGCCACCTGCGCCCgtgcccgcgcccgcgcccgtcAAGACCCGCACTCGCAGGAACAAGGGTCCTCGTGCAGCCCGCGCGGTTCCGCGTGAGGATGGCGCCCCCGGAGATGGTCCCCGCGATCGTACAGCCACTACTGTGACTGACAGCGGTGGTGCAGGGGGTGGTGGCAGCGGAGCTCTTCCGGCGGGGACAGCTAACTCGGGCGCCGCGCGCCACTGGCCACCCTTCCAGGTGCTTAACTCCTGTCCCTGCAAGTGTTACTGCCGCCACCAGCCACGCCACCGCCGCCTGCCAAGAAACGTGTCTGCCTG GCTGAGGACGCCCACCAACCACCTGAGTGAGCCACCCTGGGTCGCCACCATCAAGTTGGCCGGCTCCCTGGTAGCCGGGCTGGAGCACTATGACTTgcaggcaacccattccaactGA
- the PSMD8 gene encoding 26S proteasome non-ATPase regulatory subunit 8, producing the protein MAATAVNGVAGTSSSGTAAASGAILQAAAGMYEQLKGEWNRKSPNLSKCGEELGRLKLVLLELNFLPTTGTKLTKQQLILARDILEIGAQWSILRKDIPSFERYMAQLKCYYFDYKEQLPESAYMHQLLGLNLLFLLSQNRVAEFHTELERLPAKDIQTNVYIKHPVSLEQYLMEGSYNKVFLAKGNIPAESYTFFIDILLDTIRDEIAGCIEKAYEKILFTEATRILFFNTPKKMTDYAKKRGWVLGLNNYYSFASQQQKPEDTTIPSTELAKQVIEYARQLEMIV; encoded by the exons ATGGCGGCCACGGCGGTGAACGGGGTGGCCGGCACCTCGAGCTCGGGGACTGCGGCGGCCTCGGGGGCGATCCTGCAGGCCGCCGCCGGCATGTACGAGCAGCTCAAGGGCGAGTGGAACCGGAAAAGCCCTAATCTTAGCAAGTGCGGGGAAGAGCTGGGCCGTCTCAAG CTGGTTTTGTTGGAGCTCAACTTCCTGCCAACCACAGGGACCAAACTGACCAAGCAGCAGCTCATTCTGGCCC GTGACATACTGGAGATCGGGGCTCAGTGGAGTATCCTACGCAAGGACATCCCCTCCTTTGAGCGGTACATGGCCCAGCTCAAATGCTACTACTTCGATTACAA GGAGCAGCTCCCAGAGTCAGCCTACATGCACCAGCTCCTGGGCCTCAACCTCCTCTTCCTGCTGTCCCAGAACCGGGTGGCTGAGTTCCACACAGAGTTGGAGCGGCTGCCTGCCAAGGACATCCAGACCAACGTGTACATCAAGCATCCAGTGTCCCTTGAGCAA TACCTGATGGAGGGCAGCTACAACAAGGTATTCCTGGCCAAAGGCAACATTCCTGCCGAGAGCTACACTTTCTTCATCGACATCCTGCTTGACACTATCAG GGATGAGATTGCTGGTTGTATCGAGAAGGCCTATGAGAAAATCCTCTTCACCGAGGCCACCCGGATCCTCTTCTTCAACACACCCAAAAAGATGACAGACTACGCCAAGAAG CGAGGGTGGGTCCTAGGCCTCAACAACTACTACAGCTTTGCCAGCCAGCAGCAGAAGCCGGAAGATACCACCATTCCTTCCACGGAGCTGGCCAAACAGGTCATCGAGTATGCCCGGCAGCTGGAGATGATCGTCTGA